A single Brucella intermedia LMG 3301 DNA region contains:
- a CDS encoding SDR family oxidoreductase encodes MTIRFDGKTALVTAAAQGIGRASALAFAEAGAKVYATDINTDALKEIEGVSGIITRKLNVLDDEQVKALVAEIGQVDILFNCAGVVHGGSILEMKDEDLDFAVNLNIRSMIRTIRAVLPGMLERKDGAIVNMASVASSVKGVPNRFAYGVTKAAVIGLTKAVAADYVARGIRCNAICPGTVESPSLQDRLRAQGDYEEQRAAFIARQPIGRIGQPEEIADLAVYLAGATYTTGQAYNIDGGWTI; translated from the coding sequence ATGACGATACGTTTTGATGGAAAGACCGCGCTGGTGACAGCCGCAGCGCAAGGGATCGGCCGTGCAAGCGCACTGGCCTTTGCGGAGGCGGGCGCGAAGGTCTACGCGACCGACATCAATACCGATGCTCTCAAGGAGATCGAAGGCGTCAGCGGCATCATCACCCGCAAGCTCAACGTGCTTGACGATGAGCAGGTCAAGGCGCTCGTCGCCGAAATCGGGCAGGTGGATATCCTGTTCAACTGCGCTGGTGTCGTCCATGGCGGCTCGATCCTCGAAATGAAGGACGAAGACCTCGATTTTGCGGTCAATCTCAACATCCGTTCGATGATCCGCACCATCCGCGCCGTGCTGCCGGGCATGCTGGAACGCAAGGACGGCGCCATCGTCAACATGGCCTCGGTCGCTTCCAGTGTGAAGGGCGTGCCGAACCGCTTTGCCTATGGCGTCACCAAGGCCGCAGTTATCGGCCTGACGAAGGCCGTCGCCGCCGATTATGTTGCCAGGGGCATCCGCTGCAACGCCATTTGCCCCGGTACGGTGGAAAGCCCGTCCCTGCAGGACCGCTTGCGCGCGCAGGGCGATTATGAGGAGCAGCGCGCAGCCTTCATCGCCCGCCAGCCGATCGGCCGCATTGGCCAGCCGGAAGAAATCGCCGATCTCGCCGTTTATCTCGCCGGTGCGACCTACACCACCGGCCAGGCCTACAACATTGACGGAGGCTGGACGATCTAG
- a CDS encoding fumarylacetoacetate hydrolase family protein has translation MKFLRYGEAGQEKPGILDADGAIRDLSAHVGDLSGAALAPDTLAKLGAIDVNSLPKVEGNPRLGPCVAGTGKFICIGLNYSDHAAETGAAVPPEPIIFMKATSAIVGPNDDLVIPRGSEKTDWEVELGIVIGKTAKYVSEEDALDYVAGYCTIHDVSERAFQIKRQGQWTKGKSCDTFGPTGPWLVTKDEIEDPENLGMWLKVNGETMQNGSSKTMIYGIRHLVSYLSQFMSLQPGDIISTGTPPGVGMGMKPPRYLKAGDVVELGIEGLGSQKQNVRADT, from the coding sequence ATGAAATTTCTTCGTTACGGTGAAGCCGGTCAGGAAAAGCCGGGCATTCTCGATGCCGATGGCGCGATCCGCGATCTCTCCGCCCATGTAGGCGACCTCTCCGGCGCGGCGCTTGCCCCGGATACACTGGCAAAGCTCGGCGCGATCGACGTCAATTCGCTGCCGAAGGTCGAAGGCAATCCGCGCCTTGGTCCTTGTGTTGCAGGCACCGGCAAGTTCATCTGCATCGGCCTCAACTATTCCGATCACGCCGCCGAAACCGGCGCGGCGGTCCCGCCGGAACCGATCATCTTCATGAAGGCAACGTCCGCCATCGTCGGCCCGAATGACGATCTCGTCATCCCGCGCGGTTCGGAAAAGACCGACTGGGAAGTCGAACTTGGCATCGTCATCGGCAAGACCGCGAAATATGTCTCGGAAGAAGACGCCCTCGACTACGTGGCTGGCTATTGCACCATCCATGATGTGTCGGAACGCGCCTTCCAGATCAAGCGTCAGGGCCAGTGGACGAAGGGCAAGTCCTGCGACACGTTCGGCCCGACCGGCCCGTGGCTCGTGACGAAGGATGAGATCGAAGACCCGGAAAACCTCGGCATGTGGCTCAAGGTCAATGGCGAGACCATGCAGAACGGTTCGTCGAAGACGATGATCTACGGCATTCGCCACCTCGTTTCCTACCTGTCGCAGTTCATGTCCTTGCAGCCGGGCGATATCATCTCCACCGGCACGCCTCCCGGCGTCGGCATGGGCATGAAGCCGCCTCGCTA